In one Planctomycetota bacterium genomic region, the following are encoded:
- a CDS encoding NUDIX domain-containing protein, with translation MNASPDPVRRQPRGVVAVAARGGRYLAIRRGATVAAGGRICFPGGHVEAGEGEQSAVERECREELGATVEATGRVWSSVTTWGTALSWWTVRLVGDDDLVPHPVEVAEILWLSEEEMLADPDLLPGNRDFLLAVRDGTIRLDQP, from the coding sequence ATGAACGCGTCCCCTGATCCAGTGCGTCGGCAGCCCCGCGGCGTGGTCGCGGTCGCAGCCCGCGGCGGGCGCTACCTCGCCATCCGGCGCGGTGCCACCGTGGCCGCCGGCGGCCGGATCTGCTTCCCCGGTGGACACGTCGAGGCCGGCGAGGGGGAGCAGTCGGCGGTCGAGCGCGAGTGCCGCGAGGAGCTCGGGGCGACGGTCGAGGCGACGGGGCGGGTTTGGTCGAGCGTGACGACCTGGGGGACGGCACTGTCCTGGTGGACCGTGCGGCTCGTCGGCGACGACGACCTCGTGCCCCACCCCGTGGAGGTCGCCGAGATCCTCTGGCTGTCGGAGGAGGAGATGCTTGCCGATCCCGATCTGCTTCCGGGGAACCGCGACTTCCTCCTCGCGGTGCGCGACGGCACGATCCGGCTTGACCAGCCATGA